ATCATGTGCTAAAATGACAGGACAGTcccagggaaaggagaaaagccGTAGACAACACACGTACTTGAAGCCATTCTCAAAGTCAGTCCCATCCACCCATCTCCAGGGTCCGTTTTGGTCTGTTAGACCCATCCAGGTGGGCACGGGGCCCTTGTGGTCATTGATAAATCtctgaggagaaaagaaaggggaggaatgACTTCTCCCTCTAACAGACAACCTCCAGGAGAGCCCGTCGAGGCCACACCTGCTCCTCCATGGAGTTGACCACCACCAGGTGAGCGTTCTCCAGCTGGCAGTGCTTGTCAGCCTCAGGCCATGACTTCCCAGTTTGAGAGAACCAGTAGCAGCTGCCTTCGTGTTCTATCCAGTGAAGGGGGCAGCAGGTCCTTTCAGAGCCTACGAGGCATCAGAGAGAGTACAGGGCTGAGGTGCGGCACAGGGTAACATCGACCTTAAACCACAGAGAAGTACACCCATTGTCCTCCTCACCATTGTTCCTGAGGCTGGCCAGCTGGCACGACAGGGCCTTCAAGTCCTTCCCCAGCTGTTGGACACGCTCCATCATTTCAGAAAGATCTGGGACACACACAGACGGACGTGAGAACGGCGCTCTACTGCCGCAGCTGCTTGGCGAGTCCCTGGTGCTCAGGTGGCCTGCACAGGGCTCAGCTAGGAACatcacacactgcacacacgcacacctccTCCCAGGGTACAGGAAACCGAGCTCTAACCTGTTTTCAGGGCCTGTTCCTTTTTCTCCACTGTGCTCTCCAGAGAAGTCACCTTCTGGCTCAAGTCTCGGCCTGGAAGACGATGGTTCAGCCCCAGGGACCCATTTGCCCACACCCTCTGCCCACTCTTAGAGACCCGGGCCTCTCACCTGCCAGCAGTTCCTGCCTGTGATCGTCCACGTCCACTTTCAGAGAACTGATCCTTTCTTGCAAGCTGTCACCTGCGGAACAAGGGACTGGATCAGGACTCTGTCCTCCCTGCCCAGCCTACTCCTGCCCAGAACCCGGTCAGAGCCCAACTCACCCTTGGAGTTCAGGGCCTGCAGTTCAGCCTTCATGTAAGAGGTGAGGTTTTCTGAACTGGCTCTCAGGGTGCCTAGGTCCCTCCTTAACTGGGAATCTGATGGGGACGATAGAATGGTCAGAACAAGATTGCTCAGTCCCCTCTGTGGCAGCACGAAGATGCACACTGCATGCAGGGTAGCATTCTGGGTCGCACTGGGGCAGACACCGTTGTTACCCAGGATTGCACTGGAGCCAACTGAGGCTTAGGAGGTGAGGTAATGCACAAGAATGAGTCACATGGCCAGCAGCCATCCCCTTCATGGGTCCTCGTGTCCCCACCAGTGTCCCCACACAGGTCCCTGTCCATTATGTGTCTCTGCTGTTAACCTTGTCATTGCCATGGCCCTCACTGCTGTCCTTAAGTCTTTGCACCCATCGCTGCCTCCGCCCACCCTGCACACCAACACCCCTGCGATCCTCTCTTCCCTGCCCACCAACACCCCTGCGATTCCTCTCTTCCCTGCCCACCAACACCCCTGCGATTCCTCTCTTCCCTGCCCACCAACACCCCTGCGATTCCTCTCTTCCCTGCCCACCAACA
The Microtus pennsylvanicus isolate mMicPen1 chromosome 11, mMicPen1.hap1, whole genome shotgun sequence genome window above contains:
- the LOC142860537 gene encoding C-type lectin domain family 10 member A-like, whose product is MTYENFHNLGSEVKNQETGKAVPPQSFLWNVFSWTHLLLFSLGLGFLLLVVVSVIGSQNSQLRRDLGTLRASSENLTSYMKAELQALNSKGDSLQERISSLKVDVDDHRQELLAGRDLSQKVTSLESTVEKKEQALKTDLSEMMERVQQLGKDLKALSCQLASLRNNGSERTCCPLHWIEHEGSCYWFSQTGKSWPEADKHCQLENAHLVVVNSMEEQRFINDHKGPVPTWMGLTDQNGPWRWVDGTDFENGFKNWKPLQPDNWHGHGLGGGEDCAHFSYDDGRWNDDVCQRIYRWICESKLSKDS